One Thermoanaerobacter kivui genomic window, ACAGTAGGCTCTCCGCCAGACAAAACTATAAAATATATGCCCAGCTCTTCTGCTTCTGTACATACTCTATCCATCACTTCAAAAGAAAGATTGTGAGATTTGTACTGTCCTGCCCAGCATCCTACACATCTTAAATTGCAAGCCTCAGTTGGATCCATCAAAATTGCCCACGGAATGTTAATATCTAATTTGTTTTCTAATTCTTTTTGTTTTGGAATTCCTTTCAAGCTAGCATTTATAAAGAAATTAACACCTAAAGTTTTTATAATGTTTTTGTCAATATTTTTAAGAAGTTTCATTGCAAATCTATACCAATTGCTGTCTTTGTCATCTAAAAATCTCTTCACACTTTCTATTTGCTGTTTATGATTGGGCATTATTGCAATTTTTGACAGAAGATTAGCTATTTTGTCTAAATTTTTCTCTGGGTCTTTTTCTACATAGTTAATAACAGCACTGATAAGCGGGTCAATCACATTCATCATAACTCCTCCTCTACTTTATTTTTTATCCCAAAATATCAAACTGACCCAAAAAACCAAAATTCCATTTCAAGAACATTATACCACTTTAAAAATAACATTTCAAGTAATATTTATTATATTTTATGCTTACAAGTACTATTTTATTTACCTAATTGTACATCCCCTCCAAAAACCATACATCAAAAGGATATGGAGTTTCTATATTCTGAAAAATATATAATTATGAAGTTTTGTGAAAAATTTTTATTTGCATAGCTGCTTTTTTCTTTTACTCAACGTATTCTTACACTGTTGGTCCTTCAAGCTCCTGATTTAGTTTTTTTAAAGTCAATAATGATACAGTAATACTTTGCTCCTCAGCTTTCAAAAATTTTGTAATATAATTAATATGCACTTATTCTGATACCTCCTTCCATAGCAGGCATTCAGAATAAGTGCTCTATTTTTTATGAATGTTTTTTATCCACCCAATATTTATTATAGAATCTAAATTTTCATAACGACAACTCTAGTATAACAGATTAGGCATTGCTTGTTAATACAACCATCTTAACTCTCTCCTAACAAGTCCACAGTTTCTACAAGAGGCTCAATTGGTAAAACATAAAATCCGAACTCTGTCTCTATTATGGAAGCAGAAACACCATATACTTCCCTGATATTATTTTCAGTAATAACTTCCTCAGGTTTACCTATAGCGTAAATATACCCATCCTTGAGCATCACCAACTTATCTGCAAATCTTGATGCAAGATTTAAATCATGGACAACTACTATAACTATACGGCCCTCTGTTTGGGCAATCTTTTTTATTATCTCAAAAACTTCTAATTGATGTCTTATATCAAGGTTGCTTGTAGGCTCATCAAAAAGAAATATTTCAGGCTGTTGTGCCAGTGCACGTGCCACAAAAACCTTTTGCCTCTGTCCTCCGCTTAATTGATCGAGAGACCTTTCTGCCAGTTCTTCTATATCCATAAATTTCATAACTTTTGAGACAATATTAAGATCTTCTTCTGTTACGCCCCATTTTAAATGAGGTTTTCTACCCATAAGAACTGTTTCCATTACAGTAAAGGGAAAAATTTCTCTGCTACCCTGGGGTACATATCCCATCGCTTTGGCAAGTTCTTTCAAATCTTTTGATGCAATATCTTTACCGTTTAAATAAACAACACTTTCTTGCGGTTTTAGCAATCGAGCTATACATTACATCACTTATGCTTATTGAAGCCTTTTTCTCCTCTTATTAAAACTCCACCTAATTTGGGATTTATAGCATTTAAAATCAGGGCTTTTTTCATCAATTTTTGCCCAACTATTGCACTGAATGGATAATACATCTTTAAATTCCTCCTCTTATTTTGTAATAATATAGATTTTCCCTGTTTTATTATCTTTGTAAGCTTCTCCAAGTTTTTCTAAATCGCCTTTTCCTTCTATAGCTTGTCCCTTTATATTCTCACTCTGATTGGTAATTTCTTTGATCTGTACAATCTTCCCTACAATCTTCCCTGGATTCCCGTTGAGCATCAGGGAGATTATCAATCCGCAAGCAAACACAAGCATCAGGTCGGCAAGATTAACAACATAGGTCATAGGATTAAATTCTTCGCTTTCTGCCTCAAGGCGTGACAAGTTGCTCGTTTTCCTTTTCATCAACTATCACCTCTATAAATAAATTGGCTATTTCATCCAATGTACTAAGGTATTCCTCATACCATCTTCTTCTTATCCTTGAAATAACATAGGATATACCTGCTGCTCCCATACCCACTACCGTATTGTCAAAGGCAACACTAATTGATTCGGCTAATAATTTCATATCACCATTTGCCATCGCTGTAAGTCCTGGTCCCAATGGTATCAATGTACCCATCAAACCTACAAGAGGACCGAGTCTTGCTATTATATCGGTTTTTTCTAATACCTTAGTTGCCCTTATTTCCTCATCTTCAATTAATTTTTTCTTGAGAGCATAAATGGAGTCTGCGGAAAGGTCCTTATTTTGAAAAATCTGGCTCAATATCTCTTTCCCTCTTTTTGGTAATTCGCTCTCTTCAATAAATTTTTCAAGGTCATTAAAATCAGAAATATTCCTGAAATAAGTTATAAGCCTGTCAGCAGACATTCTCTTTCTACGTACACTTTCCACCGAAAAACTTCCCAGTTCTACAAGACTCCATAAGAAAAAGATATACAAAAATACAATAACCGGTATAAGCAAACTCTGGGCTATACAATGCAATGTTTGACTCAAAATCATTTACTTCACCTCAAATATCCTTTTTTATTCTGGTATATCATACCAGTTATCAGCGTTAATGGTATAAATAAATATACAAAAGTAGAATATGTCGGATTTTTTTGGGGAATCTGCTGATTTTCTACAGTAACTTCATAAACATGTCCGGTTCCTGAACCTCCGCCACCTCCACCACTGCTGCTTTCTTTACCTGTATCTTTTTGATTCGAAATGGATTTGTCCTGAAGATTTGCTTCTTGAGATGCATTCGATGGAGCCTGTGGTTTTGTTTCTATGGCATATCCCTCTTTGTTTCCTAATTTCTTACTCTCGCTTTTTTCATCGTTTTTAGAAGAAGCAGTCAATACACCTTTTGAAGCAGCTTCATTGTCTGTCCTTGCACCACTTCCCGAACCTGTACCACTTCCAGTCTCGTTGCCGAATATTATCTCCATAGTATTTGTACTACCCTGAATAGAAGCATTTATGACCTCGGCATCTTTAGGAAGTGCTTTTTCATCAGAATCAACTTTTCTTAAGTTTATTGACATTTCCCCTGCAGAAGTCGAATCATATCCCTTTGACAAAAATGTTTTTACTTCTTCTGCCCAATGAAGAGCCATAGGGTTTTCTTCTAATGGTTCATTTCCTTTATCATAATTGCCCAGTGGTTTTAAAGTGCTATCTAAGGAATCTTTAAGTTCTGGATATTTCTCAATCAGTGTATTGTATGAACACGCTAAAATTTTGCGATATGCCCGGTCCATCAACATAAGAGAAGAATAGAAATTTTTGGAAACATCTTTATCTATTACTATAAAAGCATCAATACGGTGCCTTCCCAAGTCAGCCGTATCAATAACCTCTATGCCTATTATATTACCAGCAGCATCCCATACTGGCTTCACACCTAAGGCATACATAGCAACAGAAAGACTTACACCTGCACGATTTATCGCATCTTTTTCTCCTACTTTTACTGCTATGGAATAAGGATAACTACCGTTATGCCGAAATATTTCTGCAATCTTTACTTGAGCTAAATGACAGCCTGAACTATATTCATCGGGTGTAGGAGAATTACCTCCTGCACCCGATGCCACTTGCAACCCAAAACAGCTAAAAATGCATGTTATCAAACACAATAGTAGTAATTTTAACAAACCTTTTCGATATTTAGGCACGAAATACTTTCACCTCTGCGTTGCAGTTTTATGGCTCTGGATAAGCCCATACGCCTTTCATAGGTATCCCCAGCCATTTTTCAAAGTACTCTTTCAAAATTTGACTAGGATTGACATCCTTAAATCGATCAGGATATAACCGTTTAGCAAAATAAACTGATTCGGTAAACCTGGCTAAATTTGAAATATTTATAAAATATATACGGTTATTCTTGACTGCATCTGTTTTACTCAAAACAGGGTCTTTTTTAATATTGTCTATTAACTTCATTACCCCTGAGTAATCGTTTGTTGTGTAACCCAGTTCAGAACAGTACACAAATACAATGACTTCTGGATTTTTTTGTAGCAGCCACTCTCCACTTACAAGTTCCGAACTTTCTGAGGGTTTTAAATCAGCTGCTATATTATTTCCACTTATAAACTTTATTACTTGGTCATAAGAAGAACCTGGTGGAAAGGTTTTGTATTGTCCCTCTTTAAAACCACCCATTAAATCTAGACATGCTATTCTCGGTTTTTCCTTATCCTCTATATTTGTTAATCTATTATTTATATTTGATAGAATTTCATTTTTCCAATTTAAAAATTCTACAGCTTTTCCTCCTCGATTAAAAAGTAAAGCAGTCTTTTTTAAATCTTCATCATACTTTTCTAAGTAATAAAAATCAATACCAATTGCTTTTATCCCCAATGCCTCGATTTTCTCTCCGTACCTCGAGACATATCTCCCTTGGAGGAGCACTGCCTGAGGTTTTAACTCAGCTATTTTTTCTATATTAGGGTTTGTCATTGAACCAACATTTGGTTTGTTATCAAAACCTAAATATGTTCTTTTTTGAACTTGATCACTCACCCCCACTATAAATTCGTCCGGTACTTGTATTATCCTCATCGCTTCTGCTATGTTGGAACTTATTACTACCACCCTGTTTAAACCGGAGGCGGATAATGTTACTTCATTTCCTGTAGAATCCTTGATTTTTATATTCCAAACTACTACTGCCCTAGATGTTTCTTTATCCCACTTTACATCAGCACCAAAAGCTTCCGCTATAAATCTTAAAGGAACTATTGTCCTGCCTGATAAAACTACAGGTGCAACATCAAGAGTTTTGTTTTTTCCGTTTACAACAGCTTCCTTTTTACCAATGGTTAATTTTACACTGACATCCTCACCCTGTATTGTCACAGCCTGTGTAGCATCATCCCATTTTACATCTGCACCGAGGTTTTCAGAAAAGAGCCTTACAGGCACCATCGTTCGTCCATTTTCTATAAAGGGTAAAACATCTCCTGTATTTATCTTTACACCATTTAAATAAACCTGTGTTTCCTGAGCCTTAACCGGATTGGCAAGTCCAAAAGCAGGCAACAAAGACATCAGTAAAACAAAAATCATTAAAAAACAAATCTTCTTTTTCAATTTCAACACCTCTTTCAATTTTTTAATCTTTCTCTTTAACCTTTTCAGCACATTCCCTACAGGTCATCCAATTTCTACCCATTTCTTTGGTTCTGAATAAAAAACATTTAAGCCAAGTATTTCCGCTGCCAGCATCAAAAACATTTGGAGGAAATTTTCATTACTTCCCTGTGTCATGTAAGCATAACATTTTGCGGGTATGTTTATATCGACATTCGACATAGACCAAAACGTAGGGTCAGAAGCGGTGTGTTGCATAACTATGCCATACTACAGCTGTAATTCTTTTCACAAAATCTCCCCTCCTTCGCTTAAAACACTAACAAATGTGACGAAGTTAATGTATATAGAGTATACTTTTAAGGATGTTATTTTTATTAAGATGGACAAAACAATAACTTCGTTAATTTATCTTTGTTCATCCCTCACCTATGATAGGATGAGAAACTCCTTATTGTTTTAAATTAAAAGGCTTTAGGTATAACCATGCGAAAAACAGAAAATTCTATCAAGCATACGGCATTGCTGTATATAGGGACACTTTCCAATATAAGTTTTAATTTGAAAATCTTCATCCATTATATTACCTATATAAAAATCTTCCTGTCCTGCCAAAGATGGACATGGATAAACCTCTCCATTAGGATTTATAAATATTGAATTTCCATTAAATGTTCTGCATTCTTCCCTGTATCCATACTTCTTAAGCCTTTCAAGAAATTTAAAAGTTATAGTACGATTTGTAATTTTTTCATGCATATCAGCTCTCTTCAAAGCAGCCTTTACGTTTAAGGCAATTTCTTCTTCTGAAGGAACAGACATATCAAAAGCATTTCCTGTAGGTCGTAATACATTGAAACTTATGCCTTTAACGTTTCCTATATAGTAAACCAAATCGATAAATTTATTTAGATTTAGAAGGCTTTTTTTTGTTAAGACTGACGTCACATTTACGCAAATACCAGACTCTTTTAAAAGTTCCATGCCTTTCAAAACATCCACAGTAGAAGAACGAGAACACCTATTGCGATAAGGCCGCATGATGTCATTTACTTCAGGTACACCATCAATACTTACTCCTATACCTATATCTAGGTTTTTAAGTTTAGATATATTTATATCATTCAGAAGGGTACCATTAGTCTGAATCTGAAAAATACAAGAAAGACCTTCCTTACGTGATTCTTTTACAAATCTCTCAATGAGAGGAAGGTTTAAGAGAGGCTCTCCGCCTGTAAATTGAACTAAAAACATATGGGAATTCTCTTTGTTCTGCTTCTTTATAAATTTCAATATGCTTTCTGCCGTATCCCATGACATATCACCATACTTCCCTGTATTTTTTGAAGCATAACAGTAACGACAGGAAAGATTACACCTTCCTGTTACAGCAATGACAAAAAGTTTCACCATACCTTTAAAACCGACACCCTCCTTTAATCAGCCGATTTTTTGTAAGCTGCTGATACTGCCAGTAAATACATTATTGCCGCCCAAAAAAATACAACAGCTATAATAAATGGTGAAAATTCCCTGTTCAAAGCTATGCTTCTTAGTGAATAGCTTATGGGAGTTAAAGGCAGCATCCAGATGAAAACTTTAACAATAAGAGGCATAGAGTCTACAGAGAAAAAGGTTCCTCCTAAAAATGTCATAGGAAGTATAAAAAAAGTCCCAAAGTTTGCCATATCTCCATGGGAATTCGCTACCATTGCCGCTACAACCCCAAGAGAGGCAAAAGTAAAACAAGATGCAATAAGTACTACAAAAAAAACTGGCGTTAAATTAATATGAGCACCAAAAAGCAACCCAAGGACAAGCAAAATAAGACATGAGGTCATACCTTGCAGTGCACCTGCCAAAACTTCTCCCAGTACAACTGAGGAGATCTTTATAGGTGCCAGCACATATTGGTCAAAAGTTTTAAAGATTGTTCGCCTTATATTTAAATCAGCGGCAATAGAATTATAACTGTTGCTTAAAGATGATAATGCTATAATACCGGGCAATACAAAATCCAGATAATTAGTACCGCTAACAGACATATTTTTACCCAATCCCAATCCAAATGTAGTAAGGAACAACAAGGGACTTACAATGTTACCTGCTAAAATTTTTCTGAAGCGTTTTTTCCAGCAAATCATTTCTCTCCAAAATATAGGATAAAATTTTAATAATTCTTTCATACTCCTTTTATAAATCTTGAGCAATAAGGCTTTGAATGCCGAATAGTTGCTCAAGATTACAAATCCTCCCTTCTTGTACTATTTTATACCCATCCAAGATTTTACAGTGGCTTGTTTTCGC contains:
- a CDS encoding ABC transporter ATP-binding protein, with protein sequence MLKPQESVVYLNGKDIASKDLKELAKAMGYVPQGSREIFPFTVMETVLMGRKPHLKWGVTEEDLNIVSKVMKFMDIEELAERSLDQLSGGQRQKVFVARALAQQPEIFLFDEPTSNLDIRHQLEVFEIIKKIAQTEGRIVIVVVHDLNLASRFADKLVMLKDGYIYAIGKPEEVITENNIREVYGVSASIIETEFGFYVLPIEPLVETVDLLGES
- a CDS encoding DUF2149 domain-containing protein; protein product: MKRKTSNLSRLEAESEEFNPMTYVVNLADLMLVFACGLIISLMLNGNPGKIVGKIVQIKEITNQSENIKGQAIEGKGDLEKLGEAYKDNKTGKIYIITK
- a CDS encoding MotA/TolQ/ExbB proton channel family protein, with protein sequence MILSQTLHCIAQSLLIPVIVFLYIFFLWSLVELGSFSVESVRRKRMSADRLITYFRNISDFNDLEKFIEESELPKRGKEILSQIFQNKDLSADSIYALKKKLIEDEEIRATKVLEKTDIIARLGPLVGLMGTLIPLGPGLTAMANGDMKLLAESISVAFDNTVVGMGAAGISYVISRIRRRWYEEYLSTLDEIANLFIEVIVDEKENEQLVTP
- a CDS encoding cobaltochelatase subunit CobN, which gives rise to MITCIFSCFGLQVASGAGGNSPTPDEYSSGCHLAQVKIAEIFRHNGSYPYSIAVKVGEKDAINRAGVSLSVAMYALGVKPVWDAAGNIIGIEVIDTADLGRHRIDAFIVIDKDVSKNFYSSLMLMDRAYRKILACSYNTLIEKYPELKDSLDSTLKPLGNYDKGNEPLEENPMALHWAEEVKTFLSKGYDSTSAGEMSINLRKVDSDEKALPKDAEVINASIQGSTNTMEIIFGNETGSGTGSGSGARTDNEAASKGVLTASSKNDEKSESKKLGNKEGYAIETKPQAPSNASQEANLQDKSISNQKDTGKESSSGGGGGGSGTGHVYEVTVENQQIPQKNPTYSTFVYLFIPLTLITGMIYQNKKGYLR
- a CDS encoding stalk domain-containing protein, which gives rise to MIFVLLMSLLPAFGLANPVKAQETQVYLNGVKINTGDVLPFIENGRTMVPVRLFSENLGADVKWDDATQAVTIQGEDVSVKLTIGKKEAVVNGKNKTLDVAPVVLSGRTIVPLRFIAEAFGADVKWDKETSRAVVVWNIKIKDSTGNEVTLSASGLNRVVVISSNIAEAMRIIQVPDEFIVGVSDQVQKRTYLGFDNKPNVGSMTNPNIEKIAELKPQAVLLQGRYVSRYGEKIEALGIKAIGIDFYYLEKYDEDLKKTALLFNRGGKAVEFLNWKNEILSNINNRLTNIEDKEKPRIACLDLMGGFKEGQYKTFPPGSSYDQVIKFISGNNIAADLKPSESSELVSGEWLLQKNPEVIVFVYCSELGYTTNDYSGVMKLIDNIKKDPVLSKTDAVKNNRIYFINISNLARFTESVYFAKRLYPDRFKDVNPSQILKEYFEKWLGIPMKGVWAYPEP
- a CDS encoding radical SAM protein, whose product is MVKLFVIAVTGRCNLSCRYCYASKNTGKYGDMSWDTAESILKFIKKQNKENSHMFLVQFTGGEPLLNLPLIERFVKESRKEGLSCIFQIQTNGTLLNDINISKLKNLDIGIGVSIDGVPEVNDIMRPYRNRCSRSSTVDVLKGMELLKESGICVNVTSVLTKKSLLNLNKFIDLVYYIGNVKGISFNVLRPTGNAFDMSVPSEEEIALNVKAALKRADMHEKITNRTITFKFLERLKKYGYREECRTFNGNSIFINPNGEVYPCPSLAGQEDFYIGNIMDEDFQIKTYIGKCPYIQQCRMLDRIFCFSHGYT
- a CDS encoding ABC transporter permease is translated as MKELLKFYPIFWREMICWKKRFRKILAGNIVSPLLFLTTFGLGLGKNMSVSGTNYLDFVLPGIIALSSLSNSYNSIAADLNIRRTIFKTFDQYVLAPIKISSVVLGEVLAGALQGMTSCLILLVLGLLFGAHINLTPVFFVVLIASCFTFASLGVVAAMVANSHGDMANFGTFFILPMTFLGGTFFSVDSMPLIVKVFIWMLPLTPISYSLRSIALNREFSPFIIAVVFFWAAIMYLLAVSAAYKKSAD